Proteins encoded in a region of the Gammaproteobacteria bacterium genome:
- a CDS encoding DUF3955 domain-containing protein — protein MNIKYKGKAIFASILLLFIGCVFFLLENIFYQTIDEDGILHESLFMPLSFLSIFFGLIILLAIIISKLITRKSGDINKIV, from the coding sequence ATGAATATTAAATACAAAGGAAAAGCGATTTTTGCAAGTATTTTATTGCTGTTTATAGGATGCGTATTCTTTTTATTAGAGAATATTTTTTATCAAACTATCGATGAAGATGGGATTCTGCATGAAAGTCTTTTTATGCCATTGAGTTTTCTGAGTATTTTTTTTGGCTTAATTATTTTGTTGGCCATTATTATTAGTAAATTAATAACCAGGAAGAGCGGGGATATAAATAAGATTGTCTAG
- a CDS encoding BrnA antitoxin family protein, translated as MSKKPLIDKDGEVRELTADDLKKFKPLSEASPALYAKIKKGVGERGTQKSPTKIPISIRVSPEVADYFRAKGKGWQGRIDSILKDYVADHK; from the coding sequence ATGAGCAAGAAGCCCTTAATAGATAAAGATGGGGAAGTTCGCGAATTAACCGCTGATGACCTCAAAAAATTTAAGCCCTTATCAGAGGCAAGTCCTGCGCTATATGCAAAAATTAAGAAGGGTGTCGGAGAAAGAGGCACACAAAAATCACCAACAAAAATACCAATTAGTATCAGGGTGAGCCCTGAGGTCGCTGATTATTTTCGCGCTAAAGGCAAAGGTTGGCAAGGTCGTATAGATAGCATTCTTAAAGATTATGTAGCCGATCACAAATAA
- a CDS encoding nucleotidyltransferase has protein sequence MSRDWESIFTTWSQGPSKTEQERAENAERQIRKAIQASEKLKNRNIKVFTQGSYRNRVNVRQDSDVDIGVLCTDTYFPEYPDDNVKMELAKSFIPATYEYATFKNELEEALVARFGKTAVTRGSKAFDIKANTYRVESDVAVFFEHRRYVTSTYHHTGVEMIPDDYQSPSVKNWPEQHYQNGVSKNDANTRRYKRVVRVIKKLSNEMASKDIQSAKDAPSFLIECLVFNASTSCFEYQTFKPMVRAVLAELFNNTLSDDKCSGWGEVSELKYLFRASQPWTRESAHKFLSDAWNYIGYE, from the coding sequence ATGAGCAGGGACTGGGAATCAATTTTCACAACATGGTCACAAGGGCCGAGCAAAACTGAGCAGGAACGTGCTGAAAATGCAGAAAGGCAAATTAGGAAGGCTATTCAGGCTAGCGAAAAGTTAAAAAATCGAAACATCAAAGTATTCACACAGGGTTCTTACAGAAATAGGGTAAACGTTAGACAGGATAGCGATGTAGATATAGGTGTTCTCTGCACCGATACTTATTTTCCTGAGTACCCCGACGATAATGTGAAAATGGAACTTGCCAAAAGTTTTATACCCGCAACTTATGAATACGCAACTTTTAAAAATGAGCTGGAAGAAGCGCTTGTAGCAAGATTTGGAAAAACGGCCGTTACGCGTGGAAGCAAAGCATTTGATATTAAAGCTAACACATATCGTGTCGAATCAGATGTTGCAGTATTTTTCGAACACAGAAGATATGTAACTTCAACCTACCATCATACAGGTGTTGAAATGATACCTGATGACTATCAGTCTCCCAGCGTTAAGAATTGGCCGGAGCAACATTATCAAAATGGTGTTTCTAAAAATGATGCGAACACAAGACGATATAAAAGGGTAGTTCGTGTAATAAAGAAGCTATCGAACGAAATGGCGTCCAAAGATATTCAATCTGCGAAAGACGCTCCGAGTTTTCTTATTGAATGTTTAGTATTTAATGCCTCAACATCTTGTTTTGAATATCAAACATTTAAACCAATGGTGAGAGCAGTACTCGCAGAGCTATTCAATAACACCTTGTCTGATGATAAATGTTCAGGATGGGGCGAGGTAAGTGAGTTAAAGTACCTTTTTAGAGCATCTCAGCCTTGGACAAGGGAAAGCGCGCATAAGTTTTTGAGTGATGCTTGGAATTACATAGGATACGAATAA
- a CDS encoding BrnT family toxin, protein MSFSYDPNKNKRNIELRGLNFDRVADLDWDNAWIYEDERNEYNEIRFIAYSMLDKRLHVVCFTETKDGIRVISFRKANNREVKRYEQEALNR, encoded by the coding sequence GTGAGTTTTTCATACGATCCTAATAAAAATAAACGTAATATAGAACTACGTGGCCTCAATTTTGACCGAGTTGCTGATTTAGATTGGGATAACGCATGGATTTATGAAGACGAACGCAATGAGTATAACGAAATACGTTTTATTGCTTATAGCATGCTAGATAAACGGCTTCACGTTGTTTGTTTCACAGAAACAAAAGATGGTATCCGTGTTATTTCATTTCGAAAAGCAAATAATAGAGAGGTAAAACGATATGAGCAAGAAGCCCTTAATAGATAA